Within Nematostella vectensis chromosome 1, jaNemVect1.1, whole genome shotgun sequence, the genomic segment CACGTACGCTGAACATCTGCTCAGCGTACGTGCCTCGCGATGATCGCCTTAGCCTGGATGAAGGATGGAATGCCATGATTATGGTCTTGCTGAAGAGGGTCAACAGACTGGAGCTCATTCCAACAAGCCTCCCCAACCTGTAGACTCACGGCTGGTACAACCACCCTTTCGATCTCGTCATCCTGCATCTCCTCCGCCACCCCCGGGTTCGGTTCGTATATTCCATAAGTGTCTTCATCTATTGTGTTGTCTTCGAAAAAATCTTTAACAGCAATATAGTCTGAGCCAAATAATCTAAGCATACCTAATAAATATAATTGGTTTGGAGTCTTCTGATTTTCTGTAGATAATTTATGGTTGTTCCAGGAATTCTTAAATTTTTCGAGATTAAAGTTGATTCttggtaaaaaaatgtaatgtagGGCAAATAGATCAATATCATTGTCAGGACATAAAATATCTTCGTCCTCTaagaaaaagaataatttTCTGAAATACTCGGTCACCATGTCCCTCATATCCCTCCAAAGTCTTTCAATCCTCTGGTTATGGACTGAACTACCCTGGATGATGCTTCctctcccttcccccctcctGTCTAGCATCAGTCTGGCAACTTCCTGGTTCTCGCCACCTTTATCTGTCCTCACTCTCGATGGCCAGCAAAATTCCTCAGTTGCTCCCAGAAAAAGGTGTGCTACCGTCTTCGCCCTGTTATTTATAGAGCATTTTAGAAAAACCACCAACCTCGAAAACCCATCTATACCTCCATGAATCACAAGTCTCCAcctgtaaagaaaaaaacacgtaCAGATCAGCAGATTATTCATAGAACGAGCGGAGCGAGCTCGCATAAAATGTATTTTGTCTCGTCGTATAGTATCTTAGGAGGGGTTTCACACCCTGTCCATGAGCACTCGGCGCAATTTTCTAAATACGCTGAAAAAAACGCACGGAATTTGCGGGGGAAATGTGTCAAAATGCATGGGGGAAAATGCCTAATTATCATTAGTTAATGtgtaaaacaagtaaaatggaTCCTTAGGAATTACAGCTGGGGTCACAAGGTAGCTAGTTTGTGTCTTTTTATGTAAATACATTGTCGCTGTGGAATTTAGCGATGCAAACACTGCGATGCAAACATTGCAAGAACATTGCCTTCTCGtcttgtttgtttacattttttagcCAAATATTTCATATCTAAAAGCAGGGGCGATGGAAAACGTTAGTAAAGCTGTAAGCCTTGTAagcctaataaaaaaaaaacgactaAAAAGGGCACGTACGCCCTCCCCTGACATTGCTTTTTGTCGGTATGACTAGAAGTACAACTGTAACTATAGAGATTTAAAGACGAGTAGGCCATAGTTTACCGTATAAGCTTGTGATTGCCATCAAGATGCCACAAACTATTAGGCCCTGTGAAAAAGAGCATCCGTTAAACACGAACGCGAGaactataaaagggatagctCCGCTCCCGTTTTCGCAAGCTCTCGCGCAAGTCGTCGTCATTTATAACTTGACTTCGTTGagtcacaggtagcccaagctctttatttgttcCTATTGATATTTAAATCCATATATCCATAACTGTCATAACAAATGAAGTCCACGAAAAAAAAGAGGTTTACAAATTATCAAGGTAAACTGATTTTACCTTATCAGGTAGAACAGTGTATGCTTACAGTAAAACCACGTAGTATTTGAGGGGGCGATGAATCTACAAAATATTGACTACTGCAGGCCCAATGCATTCATCGGGTAAATCAAAGGTCTAATACTagaagtttctaatagaaagtcAATGCTCGGAGGACGGGACGAACATGTTTCAGTAGAGGGGTTCTCGAAAAAGATTGCGCTCCCTCCGagcaaatatttgaaaataaacttgATAATTGACAATAGTATAAGAGCCTGCAAGCCAGTCTGTATGATTTGTTAAAACAAGCGTGTACCTGGTACGTGGTATTTCGTTCTGGGATTCTGTCTGCTCCATTGCAGCACCCGTCCTACGGGGTCCATCTCCACCAGCTTGTTAGCTATGTTAGATCTAGCAGCGTAGAGTCCTCGTGATATGATTTCCCCCTCTATCATCCTTATTCCAATGTTTGGAGAAGTTTGTTGCAATTCAAGGATAATCCCCTCCAGCTCCTGCTCGGACACTGTTCTAGCTTTCCTTTTCTTGCCAATGTCAATGTCGTATTTTTTACGAAGCCTCCAAAGAGTTGATATCGAAACACCTTTTGCATTAAAATATAGAGATTAAAATGTATGATGTATTGATTAGGAATCAGGGCTGTAGCACGGGGTGGGACATGGGGCAAGTGCTCCccactccctccctcccccccaatattAGAAACAATTGAAATTATAAAGAGACTGCATCGTGACCCTTTCCTCAGTATTAGTTTAAAATATCTTCCTTTCTCTTATATGTACTCACCTAGAGCTCTAGCAATGTCCATCCATGACAGCCTGTATCCTCTCATCACCTCCAGCTGCTCTTTTGGTATGATGAACTGCGGTCGTCCCACCTGTCCAGTCCTGGACATTGGCGCACGATACATCACTTCCTCCGTTATCAGAGGGATAATAGCACTCAAACGAGCAGCCACATCGCTCACCTTTGCCTCCAATGCTGATAAGTTTTTGATGATTGACAGTAGCAGACTGTCACTACATGGTTTTTTCACAGTCAAAAACCATCGCAGGCGCTTACTATTTGACAAAATTGCTTGCATTGACACAAACTGATTTGACAACTTGCTTGGTGATGCCGATTTGTCCGCTAATGTATTTATGCTCTCTACATACTTTTGATGCGCTGTCTCAACGAACCGTTCGATTGCTTCGGGGTCCACACAATGACCTTGTAAATAATCAAATTAAATGGTTTTAAATAACATGGTAGTGGAAAGCAAGACAATTACAAAAAACTTATAGTATTTGACACTAATAGTGTGGTTTTCGAAATcctaatagtcaagccagaaaaaagagaaagactGTGTATTACAGTACCAAATAacctaaatagtatttcatgggtttttgaaaaccactcttaTGACTGAATATAATTGTCAAGTCCTGAAGACACAATTTTGAGCGCCACTCTCCAGTCCCCTCGCGGTTAACGTCCGAATTGGCGCGAAAGTATCACCAAATAAGGAGACCGACAGCGGAAGATCTTGTTGTACGAAAAAAATCAGCAGAAGTCACTATATTTTATACGTTGTCTCTGGAAGAGAACACCTTGAAATCTGAGTGCTATAGATTTTAAGGTGTTCCCGACCAAATGCTCGAAAGGTCTGAAAACCTCGCTTGTATGTACCTCGTATGTTCATAGGAATTCAATCGCCGGCCATCGCCAGCGAATTCGATCTTGCAAAACGGACGAATCAAATGTAGAATCGGCAGATTTGCCGCCGCGTGAGCAGACAGACCCACAGATTTTTAAAGGAGTTTTCTCGTCAAGTTTACGGTTGTCTAGCACAAAGACAGAGAGCTCAAAAACCATACACTGACCTCTGACGAGGGCCACGTGAGGTTGACAGcgtattttttcttaaatggcttggtaaaataaataagataCTACTAGTTGAGAATCGCTACCTTACCTGTTTTGAAGAGGCAAGAAAGCAGGATGAGTAGAGCGAAGACGGACTGAAAAGGTGGTATCATTTCTATTTTGTCAAGCTTATACTTTGTTAAACACTCGGCCAATGGCAATAATCCAGCTACTGCCTGCCCAGTGTTTTGCATAGACGTCAGAGCCTAGATGTCGAAATCATCTAATACGTCATAATGGGCCGACACTTACACGCTACACTTATAGGCCGACACT encodes:
- the LOC116603019 gene encoding uncharacterized protein LOC116603019; translated protein: MQNTGQAVAGLLPLAECLTKYKLDKIEMIPPFQSVFALLILLSCLFKTGHCVDPEAIERFVETAHQKYVESINTLADKSASPSKLSNQFVSMQAILSNSKRLRWFLTVKKPCSDSLLLSIIKNLSALEAKVSDVAARLSAIIPLITEEVMYRAPMSRTGQVGRPQFIIPKEQLEVMRGYRLSWMDIARALGVSISTLWRLRKKYDIDIGKKRKARTVSEQELEGIILELQQTSPNIGIRMIEGEIISRGLYAARSNIANKLVEMDPVGRVLQWSRQNPRTKYHVPGPNSLWHLDGNHKLIRWRLVIHGGIDGFSRLVVFLKCSINNRAKTVAHLFLGATEEFCWPSRVRTDKGGENQEVARLMLDRRGEGRGSIIQGSSVHNQRIERLWRDMRDMVTEYFRKLFFFLEDEDILCPDNDIDLFALHYIFLPRINFNLEKFKNSWNNHKLSTENQKTPNQLYLLGMLRLFGSDYIAVKDFFEDNTIDEDTYGIYEPNPGVAEEMQDDEIERVVVPAVSLQVGEACWNELQSVDPLQQDHNHGIPSFIQAKAIIARHVR